A stretch of the Psychroserpens sp. Hel_I_66 genome encodes the following:
- a CDS encoding 50S ribosomal protein L25/general stress protein Ctc — MKSITIDGSKRESVGKKATKALRNAGQVPCVLYGGDQNVHFSAPELAFSKLVYTPNAHTVVIALENGETYDAVLQDIQFHPVTDRILHIDFYRLFEDKEIAMDIPVHIIGTSRGVLNGGILRKNRRKLRVKALPKNLPDFLEADITPLKIGGKLYVTALEGEGYTLLHKDNTVVVQIKTARTAIIDVEDEEELEDGEEATTGEDGGVPSTETDDVAAVKEE; from the coding sequence ATGAAATCAATTACAATCGATGGATCTAAAAGAGAAAGCGTAGGCAAAAAGGCAACTAAGGCCTTACGTAATGCTGGTCAGGTTCCTTGCGTATTATACGGAGGAGACCAAAACGTGCATTTCTCTGCACCAGAATTGGCTTTCTCAAAACTTGTATACACGCCTAATGCGCATACAGTTGTGATTGCCTTAGAAAACGGAGAAACTTATGATGCTGTTTTGCAGGACATCCAGTTTCACCCAGTAACAGATAGAATCTTACACATAGATTTCTACCGTCTATTTGAAGACAAAGAAATTGCAATGGACATACCTGTACATATTATAGGGACGTCTAGAGGAGTTTTAAACGGTGGAATATTACGTAAGAACAGACGTAAATTAAGAGTAAAAGCCTTACCAAAGAATTTACCAGATTTTCTTGAAGCAGACATTACTCCACTTAAAATTGGAGGAAAACTATATGTGACTGCTTTAGAAGGAGAAGGTTATACATTACTTCACAAAGACAATACGGTAGTTGTACAGATTAAAACTGCTAGAACTGCTATTATTGATGTTGAAGATGAAGAAGAACTTGAAGATGGTGAAGAAGCAACTACAGGAGAAGATGGAGGAGTACCTTCAACAGAAACTGATGACGTGGCTGCAGTAAAAGAAGAATAG
- the pth gene encoding aminoacyl-tRNA hydrolase — protein MKKYLIVGLGNIGEKYANTRHNIGFKVLDALAQKEDLTFETQKLGDLTTYKFKGRTFILLKPSTFMNLSGKAVQYWLTKEKIPLENLLVITDDLNLPFGNIRLKTKGSDGGHNGLKDIQSTLQTTNYNRFRFGISDEFSKGRQVDYVLGEWTDEEDNKLKERLEKSVELIKSFGTAGINNTMNSFNGK, from the coding sequence ATGAAAAAATATCTCATCGTTGGACTGGGAAATATTGGTGAAAAATACGCCAATACCAGGCATAACATTGGTTTTAAAGTATTGGATGCTTTGGCACAAAAAGAAGATCTCACGTTTGAAACTCAAAAGCTTGGGGATTTGACAACTTACAAGTTTAAAGGTCGAACCTTTATTTTGTTAAAGCCTAGTACCTTTATGAATTTGAGTGGAAAAGCAGTACAATATTGGTTAACAAAAGAAAAAATCCCATTAGAAAATTTGTTGGTAATTACAGATGATTTAAATCTTCCCTTCGGAAATATCAGGTTGAAAACTAAAGGTAGCGATGGAGGACACAATGGGCTAAAAGACATTCAGTCTACTTTGCAAACCACAAATTACAACAGGTTTAGATTTGGTATAAGCGATGAGTTCAGCAAAGGCAGACAAGTAGATTATGTGCTAGGAGAATGGACAGATGAAGAAGATAATAAGCTTAAAGAACGATTAGAAAAATCTGTCGAACTTATAAAATCATTTGGTACAGCAGGTATAAATAATACAATGAATAGCTTTAACGGTAAATAA
- a CDS encoding ribose-phosphate pyrophosphokinase, translating into MPNGATEAKIFACGQSKELAEKIAVTFGAPLGNVITSTYSDGEFQPSYEESIRGTRIFIIGSTHPGPENLMEMLLMIDAAKRASARHITAVLPYFGWARQDRKDKPRVPIAAKLVAKMLEVAGATRIITMDLHADQIQGFFEKPVDHLFASTIFLPYLKSLELDNLTIASPDMGGSKRAYAYSKALKSDVVICYKQRAKANVISHMELIGDVTGKNVVLVDDMVDTAGTLTKAADLMMEKGALSVRAICTHPILSGNAYEKLEKSQLEELIVTDSIPLKQKSDKIRVLSCADLFAEVMHNVHYNKSISSKFLM; encoded by the coding sequence ATGCCAAACGGAGCAACAGAAGCAAAAATTTTTGCATGCGGACAAAGTAAGGAACTTGCTGAAAAAATAGCAGTAACATTTGGTGCGCCTTTGGGTAACGTAATTACATCGACCTATAGCGATGGAGAATTCCAGCCATCGTATGAAGAGTCTATTAGAGGAACAAGAATTTTTATTATTGGGTCTACGCATCCTGGACCAGAAAACTTAATGGAAATGTTATTGATGATTGATGCAGCTAAAAGAGCATCAGCAAGACATATAACAGCAGTTTTGCCATATTTTGGATGGGCAAGGCAAGACCGTAAAGACAAACCAAGAGTACCAATAGCAGCAAAACTTGTAGCAAAAATGCTTGAAGTGGCAGGTGCTACGCGTATTATAACTATGGATTTGCATGCAGACCAGATTCAAGGATTTTTTGAAAAACCTGTAGATCATTTGTTTGCATCCACAATATTTTTACCATATTTAAAATCTCTTGAATTAGATAATCTTACTATTGCGTCACCAGATATGGGTGGGTCAAAGCGAGCTTATGCTTATTCTAAAGCTTTAAAAAGTGATGTCGTGATTTGTTATAAACAAAGAGCTAAAGCTAATGTCATTTCTCATATGGAATTGATTGGTGATGTCACTGGAAAAAATGTAGTTTTGGTTGATGATATGGTGGATACAGCAGGAACTTTGACAAAAGCTGCAGATTTAATGATGGAAAAAGGAGCCCTTAGCGTAAGAGCTATTTGTACCCATCCAATTCTATCTGGAAATGCTTATGAAAAACTAGAAAAATCCCAATTAGAAGAATTGATTGTTACAGATTCAATTCCTTTAAAACAAAAAAGTGATAAAATTAGAGTGTTGAGTTGTGCAGATTTATTTGCTGAAGTGATGCATAATGTACATTACAATAAATCAATTAGCTCTAAATTTTTAATGTAG